One segment of Asterias rubens chromosome 2, eAstRub1.3, whole genome shotgun sequence DNA contains the following:
- the LOC117307441 gene encoding uncharacterized protein LOC117307441, whose amino-acid sequence MNAHVCMYLRNTMTSSSSSGLTYFRAAGTEADYSDENAELMADFAIDSDDGATSQYMPESVSTSNLTKQQSTKVNGDEEMSVGHDNHEQSFSGEKSTEVVRASTTVSKRDKQGIPLVSDDLRLAVCQGNIQQVQYFLDKGDSSI is encoded by the exons ATGAATGCGCACGTATGTATGTACCTACGTAATACCATGACTAGCAGTAGCAGTAGTGGGCTGACCTACTTTCGTGCTGCTGGAACAGAAGCAGATTATTCTGATGAAAATGCCGAGTTAATGGCCGATTTTGCTATAGATAGTGATGATGGTGCCACCTCTCAATACATGCCAGAGTCAGTGTCGACCTCGAACCTGACAAAG cagcaaagtacaaaggttaatGGTGATGAGGAGATGTCAGTTGGGCATGACAACCATGAACAATCATTCTCTGGAGAAAAATCAACAGAGGTCGTCAGAGCATCCACTACAGTATCAAAGAGGGACAAGCAAGGAATTCCACTCGTCTCAGATGACTTAAGATTAGCAGTCTGTCAAGGAAATATACAACAAGTGCAATACTTTCTGGACAAAGGTGACAGTTCAATTTAG